The sequence caaatgaataaaatataaataaaggCAGCTGGCgaaaaatgtttatttaaataagAAACTATAAAATATTGAATATACCAAATAATAATAACGCGTAAAATATAAGAAACCAAATTAAGGCCAACTattttattcttattataattAATACTTTCAAAAGGACAGTTTGGTACTTTCATTTTCCCAAAGCCTTTCCTTTTGaattattctctcttttttgtgtttctttttttttttttttatatatataaatctaatcttttttcctctttctttcccTCTTCATAATTTTCGTGATCAGTTCTTCAAAACAAATTCTTTGAGATCTCAATTTGAAGAACGGTgtcgttttcttttcttttctttggtgAAATGGGTAATAGTTTAAAGCATTGTTTGGGTTGTATTCTTCCATGTGGAGCTTTGGATTTAATCAGAGTCGTTCATCTCAACGGCCTCGTTCAAGAATTCTCTCCCCCCCTCGCCGCCGCCGAGATCCTCCAAGCCAATCCCGGCCACGTCCTCACCACTCCATCCTCCGACGACCACCGTCTCGTCCGCCGTGTCAACATTCTCTCACCCGAATCTCACCTCCGACGAGGCGGCATTTATTTCTTGATCCCCGCTGATCACTCCGACCACCGGACCAAGCCTGCTAAAAAACAATCCTCCGCCGTCTCCAGTGGCGGCGTTTTCCCCGAATCTGACGATCTAAGTCACAGATTGGAGGACGTGATTGTGTTGAAGAAGGATAAACCCAGCCGCCGAGATCGCCGGAGGAGTCGTAGCTACGGCGGGGCGTGGCAGCCTCATTTACACAGCATTAGTGAAGATTAGTTTAATACCCAAAAGCACCCTCCTATTATGGACactgattatatatatatatatatgtatatataatatatgtgtCGTAATTGTTGTGAAATTGTCCGGGTTTGTTTTTTTAACCATATGGACTTTGACGGCGGCGGCCGATGAAGAGAAATGGGAACTATTGTGATGATCATGTACATGAATTAATGGTTGGTGTTTGtggattaaaaaaatatattatatttatatattattcatTTCATATTCATTAATGTGTAATTATGTagcttaattattattattattattattattattattagagtAATCTGCGTGCACGTTTTAGCCCAATCCATTCATATGacaaaatttctttaaaaaaagtgTCTAAATTTTCTATGTATGATCAATAACGggtaaaaaatataaaagataaatatagtGTAGCATATAGTTCATATTTTGAGTAAGAATGATGTACAGAAGACTAAAATTgcataaaagtaaaaaaaaaaagagcaggGGAGTGGGTGCCCTTCACattatcaattttttaattttgatattaattttgaaatttcaaattacaatatatatatatatatactaaataatGTTTTAGTTTTAACAAAATATTGTTGTAGAAAACTCAATTATTCaagctaaaagaaaaagaaaacatgtaAGCTAAGTAACATGGTTgtgtttcaattttaaaataatactAGTTGCATCCTTGGAATTATTTTTGGCTTGTGGATTGGCAATCCCAAAAATAGTCCAAAGTATCatgcaaaaacaaaaaagtgaCCACCAATAGTGTAGTATCAAAGATACTTCCACATTCAAAGTCAATATCAAGTTAAGATAAATATTAGTAGCAGTAGAAGGTAGTATTTAGGTACTGATCAATTCATATTATACATAATTTACATCTAGATAGTTGTAACAACACATCTAATAACCATGAAATCGTTGCAACAACTCTACCACCTAAAATGACTTTCAACTTCTAATCTACTCAAATTAACTCTTTCATGGATTGTTATTAATCGTTATGACTTCGTACCATTATTACTAAGCTTTCCATTCATGGGTCTTCGCACTTTACTTAAATTTCGTTCATGGGTTCAAAAACATTTCCTAATTGTGAAGTTTCTGAGTTATCTTATTCACAAACTTCTATTTTTCTAAGCTCTTGATCTCAATAAGAATTGTGttccactacaagaaaatggagcattcccgacgccgaaaatcacgtcggcataaagaacgtcgggaataagggctttcccgacgccatcaacaacgcgtcgggagatgcgtcgggaaaacaatctttcccgacgcaccacgaaggcgtcggcaagaatacgtcgggaaaaggggcttttcccgacgccgtgcacagtgcgtcgggagcggcgtcgggaataggggtattcatgcgtcgggaataggggAATTCGCACACTTGCATCCATGAATAGATCTCACAagcttcaaatttttttatcatataataagaaaataaataaaataattaaatctaaGTTAAGTAATTAAGTTGTAGTTGTTAATATCATTAATTTGATATTCATGTGTTTGGATTATAATCAAAGTTGGAAACCATAGTTGAAACTAGTTTTTCACATTATTGTTAATTACTAATATACATTATTTATTATGCCAATTATATATTgatttaaaatgtatttttgaGTGTGTTAGATACAATTTAATTACCAATAAAACCTTATTAAATATTAGAAAACTCAATACTATTTCGAAGTATAGAAATCAACTAATTAGTATActtgaatttgattttttttaaaaaaaaaaaagcaaatatatatatatatatatatatatatatatttttaaaaaaagataatataagaaataagaaaatagTATAGATATATACTTTAATTTATAAAAGTGTATGGGCGACACAACTTATTAAGTGCAAATAATGAAAAAGACATTTGCTTAAATTGGGTGCCAAATTAAAGTATGATGGTATTGAAGTGAGGAGTGGGTATCATATCATTCTCAACTTATGTTTATCCAATCTTTTAACTCATACATAACAATTTTGATTACATTGAATTTCAATCACACTTTATATAAATATTCCTTCCATCCCCAAAATTATTCTAtctatttatcaatttaaacacaT comes from Cucumis melo cultivar AY chromosome 12, USDA_Cmelo_AY_1.0, whole genome shotgun sequence and encodes:
- the LOC127144381 gene encoding uncharacterized protein LOC127144381 codes for the protein MGNSLKHCLGCILPCGALDLIRVVHLNGLVQEFSPPLAAAEILQANPGHVLTTPSSDDHRLVRRVNILSPESHLRRGGIYFLIPADHSDHRTKPAKKQSSAVSSGGVFPESDDLSHRLEDVIVLKKDKPSRRDRRRSRSYGGAWQPHLHSISED